From one Cherax quadricarinatus isolate ZL_2023a unplaced genomic scaffold, ASM3850222v1 Contig2380, whole genome shotgun sequence genomic stretch:
- the LOC138851843 gene encoding guanine nucleotide-binding protein subunit alpha-14-like isoform X1, whose protein sequence is MPVSGFKQVSELLRGGVLTDLMLCATIMRVWSRHQPHIRHNLLESLNKIVNAMSTFGVLQATHEAQDAAQRFANMELLKEYLQEDAQIDPCLVEQIRVLWEDPGVQEVYLRGNEYHLMTNAQYFITSAERILDENYVPNIEDILRMRFPTKGSFTSTYDLGDLRITMHDMGGQRPERTMWVNQQHPTTILLLASLSEYDQRVEEATEDKNRVQESLDIFEELLQYPPFEATPVILLLNKTDIFHWKIQHHSIKDFLPNYKGSENDECQGREFIAGLYRDVAVRHGRHFVVRFSEATNTDNFRAIFSFIRTNVTRNIMSRGGLF, encoded by the exons ATGCCCGTCTCTGGCTTCAAGCAAGTATCTGAGTTACTAAGAGGCGGTGTGCTAACAGATTTAATGCTCTGTGCAACAATTATGCGGGTATGGAGTCG ACACCAGCCCCACATTCGTCACAATCTACTGGAGAGTCTCAACAAAATAGTTAACGCCATGAGCACCTTCGGCGTTCTTCAGGCTACACACGAGGCTCAGGACGCTGCTCAGAGGTTTGCTAATATGGAACTTCTGAAGGAGTACCTGCAGGAAGACGCCCAAATAGATCCTTGTCTGGTGGAGCAGATAAGAGTACTATGGGAGGATCCTGGCGTGCAGGAGGTGTATTTAAGGGGTAACGAGTATCACCTGATGACCAACGCACAGTACTTCATTACCAGTGCAGAGAGAATCCTCGATGAGAACTATGTACCTAATATTGAGGACATCCTGCGCATGCGCTTCCCGACGAAGGGCTCATTTACCTCAACATACGACCTCGGGGATCTCCGTATAACTATGCACGACATGGGGGGTCAGAGGCCAGAACGCACTATGTGGGTTAATCAACAACATCCGACAACTATACTCCTCCTGGCCTCGCTTTCAGAGTACGATCAACGCGTCGAGGAGGCCACAGAG GACAAGAATCGTGTGCAGGAGAGTCTAGACATTTTCGAGGAGCTGCTACAGTATCCCCCCTTCGAGGCCACCCCAGTTATACTCCTACTCAATAAAACTGATATCTTTCATTGGAAAATCCAGCACCACTCGATCAAGGATTTCCTTCCAAATTATAAGG GTTCAGAGAATGATGAGTGCCAAGGTCGGGAGTTCATCGCAGGGCTCTACAGGGATGTGGCTGTTCGTCATGGCCGCCACTTTGTCGTCCGCTTCTCCGAGGCCACAAACACAGATAACTTCAGGGCCATCTTTTCCTTCATCAGGACAAACGTGACCAGGAATATCATGAGCAGAGGAGGTCTGTTTTGA
- the LOC138851843 gene encoding guanine nucleotide-binding protein subunit alpha-14-like isoform X2 — MAAASFLGHQPHIRHNLLESLNKIVNAMSTFGVLQATHEAQDAAQRFANMELLKEYLQEDAQIDPCLVEQIRVLWEDPGVQEVYLRGNEYHLMTNAQYFITSAERILDENYVPNIEDILRMRFPTKGSFTSTYDLGDLRITMHDMGGQRPERTMWVNQQHPTTILLLASLSEYDQRVEEATEDKNRVQESLDIFEELLQYPPFEATPVILLLNKTDIFHWKIQHHSIKDFLPNYKGSENDECQGREFIAGLYRDVAVRHGRHFVVRFSEATNTDNFRAIFSFIRTNVTRNIMSRGGLF, encoded by the exons ATGGCAGCAGCCTCATTTTTAGG ACACCAGCCCCACATTCGTCACAATCTACTGGAGAGTCTCAACAAAATAGTTAACGCCATGAGCACCTTCGGCGTTCTTCAGGCTACACACGAGGCTCAGGACGCTGCTCAGAGGTTTGCTAATATGGAACTTCTGAAGGAGTACCTGCAGGAAGACGCCCAAATAGATCCTTGTCTGGTGGAGCAGATAAGAGTACTATGGGAGGATCCTGGCGTGCAGGAGGTGTATTTAAGGGGTAACGAGTATCACCTGATGACCAACGCACAGTACTTCATTACCAGTGCAGAGAGAATCCTCGATGAGAACTATGTACCTAATATTGAGGACATCCTGCGCATGCGCTTCCCGACGAAGGGCTCATTTACCTCAACATACGACCTCGGGGATCTCCGTATAACTATGCACGACATGGGGGGTCAGAGGCCAGAACGCACTATGTGGGTTAATCAACAACATCCGACAACTATACTCCTCCTGGCCTCGCTTTCAGAGTACGATCAACGCGTCGAGGAGGCCACAGAG GACAAGAATCGTGTGCAGGAGAGTCTAGACATTTTCGAGGAGCTGCTACAGTATCCCCCCTTCGAGGCCACCCCAGTTATACTCCTACTCAATAAAACTGATATCTTTCATTGGAAAATCCAGCACCACTCGATCAAGGATTTCCTTCCAAATTATAAGG GTTCAGAGAATGATGAGTGCCAAGGTCGGGAGTTCATCGCAGGGCTCTACAGGGATGTGGCTGTTCGTCATGGCCGCCACTTTGTCGTCCGCTTCTCCGAGGCCACAAACACAGATAACTTCAGGGCCATCTTTTCCTTCATCAGGACAAACGTGACCAGGAATATCATGAGCAGAGGAGGTCTGTTTTGA